From one Flavobacterium kingsejongi genomic stretch:
- a CDS encoding SDR family NAD(P)-dependent oxidoreductase, whose product MKNYKGKNVLITGASSGIGAAFAHEFAQRGSNLILTARSTDKLEALAVKLRNQYGVTVTVFTGDLAQKETPEQLYGQIKKAGLSVAVLVNNAGIGMWTHFLEETAADYEAMLELNINALVRLTQLFIPEMLENKSGGIINIASTGALQPCPYVAVYCASKAFVLSFSEALYGEYSHRGVTVTAVCPGNTTTGFQAVAKADTAGMPSDTPEKVAKAGVKAFLEGQNNKIIGRGNYLQSLLPRALPRKTMIKIVATMMGKKVKPKLIS is encoded by the coding sequence ATGAAAAATTACAAAGGAAAAAATGTCCTGATCACCGGAGCCTCTTCAGGAATTGGAGCTGCCTTCGCACATGAATTTGCCCAAAGGGGCAGCAATCTCATACTAACTGCCCGAAGCACAGACAAATTAGAAGCATTAGCAGTAAAGCTACGAAACCAATATGGAGTTACCGTGACCGTATTTACGGGTGATTTAGCACAAAAAGAAACACCGGAACAACTGTATGGGCAAATTAAGAAAGCTGGACTTTCAGTAGCAGTATTGGTCAATAATGCCGGGATCGGTATGTGGACCCACTTTTTGGAGGAGACAGCGGCAGATTATGAGGCGATGTTGGAATTGAATATCAATGCACTGGTCAGGCTTACCCAGTTGTTCATTCCAGAAATGCTGGAAAACAAATCGGGTGGTATTATTAATATTGCTTCTACCGGAGCCTTACAGCCTTGTCCTTATGTTGCAGTATACTGTGCCAGTAAAGCTTTTGTATTATCTTTTTCAGAAGCGCTTTATGGAGAATACTCTCATCGGGGCGTTACAGTTACCGCGGTATGTCCGGGGAATACAACTACAGGTTTTCAGGCTGTTGCCAAAGCCGATACTGCCGGGATGCCTTCTGATACACCCGAAAAAGTAGCGAAAGCCGGAGTAAAGGCATTTCTGGAAGGTCAAAATAACAAGATCATCGGAAGAGGAAATTACCTTCAGTCTTTATTGCCGCGGGCATTACCCCGAAAAACAATGATTAAAATTGTAGCGACGATGATGGGCAAAAAGGTAAAACCAAAATTAATATCCTGA
- a CDS encoding type IX secretion system membrane protein PorP/SprF gives MKKIYLTALIALTALLDAHAQQDPHYTQYMYNMNVINPAYAGSKENLAVGLLYRKQWVDIEDAPTTGTVSIHSPVGKNVGLGLSVISDEIGPVKENNVYGDFSYTLNLGGEHRLALGIKAGATFQKIGLNSEVAGTLPVPTDGAFAENTSTTRFNAGAGFFYYTQKYYVALSVPNMIKSAHLDYNGVEYGSEVQHYFLTGGYVFDLSENTKFKPSFMLKSAFNAPTSLDASANFMFFDKFEIGATYRIDDSFGGMVNYAITPNLRIGYAYDHIVSDLKVTTPASHEVMLLFDLNFPKKVSRSPRYF, from the coding sequence ATGAAGAAAATATACCTCACCGCCCTGATAGCATTAACGGCACTCTTAGATGCACATGCGCAGCAGGATCCACATTATACGCAGTATATGTATAATATGAACGTGATAAACCCGGCTTATGCAGGCTCGAAGGAAAACTTAGCTGTTGGACTTTTGTACCGTAAGCAATGGGTTGATATCGAAGATGCACCAACCACAGGAACAGTTTCGATTCACAGCCCAGTTGGGAAGAATGTAGGATTGGGATTATCGGTTATCTCCGATGAGATTGGTCCTGTAAAAGAGAACAATGTATATGGGGATTTCTCGTATACATTAAATTTAGGCGGGGAACACCGCTTGGCTTTGGGTATTAAAGCAGGAGCTACATTCCAGAAAATCGGGCTTAACAGCGAGGTAGCGGGAACGCTTCCAGTACCTACGGATGGCGCCTTTGCAGAGAATACCAGCACCACGCGGTTTAATGCCGGAGCGGGATTCTTCTACTATACCCAGAAATACTATGTTGCCCTTTCGGTGCCTAATATGATCAAATCCGCGCATTTGGATTACAACGGGGTGGAATATGGCTCAGAAGTACAACATTACTTTTTAACGGGAGGTTATGTATTTGATTTATCAGAGAATACAAAATTCAAACCGTCTTTCATGCTTAAATCAGCCTTTAATGCGCCTACATCTTTGGATGCCTCAGCGAATTTCATGTTTTTTGACAAGTTTGAGATCGGTGCTACCTACCGAATCGATGATTCCTTTGGAGGTATGGTGAACTATGCGATCACCCCGAACTTACGTATTGGTTATGCTTATGACCATATCGTTTCTGACCTTAAAGTAACAACGCCAGCCTCTCATGAGGTGATGTTGTTGTTTGATTTGAACTTCCCTAAAAAGGTCTCCCGTTCCCCACGATATTTCTAA
- a CDS encoding 6-pyruvoyl trahydropterin synthase family protein, producing the protein MSKIRITKQFSFETGHALYGYDGKCKNVHGHSYKLSVTVIGTPITQRDNVKFGMVIDFGDLKKIVKEEIVDVFDHATVFNETTPHIELANELKSRGHDVILVNYQPTSENMVIDFAKKIKNRLPDSISLFSLRLQETETSFAEWFQSDNL; encoded by the coding sequence ATGAGCAAGATCAGGATTACCAAGCAATTTTCATTCGAAACAGGACATGCCCTTTATGGCTATGACGGAAAATGTAAAAACGTACACGGACACAGTTATAAACTTTCTGTAACCGTTATCGGTACGCCCATTACCCAACGTGACAATGTAAAATTCGGTATGGTAATCGATTTTGGGGATTTAAAGAAAATTGTAAAAGAAGAAATTGTAGATGTGTTTGATCATGCTACCGTTTTTAATGAAACAACACCTCATATTGAATTGGCCAATGAACTGAAATCAAGGGGCCATGATGTTATTCTGGTCAATTACCAGCCTACCAGCGAAAATATGGTAATTGATTTTGCCAAAAAAATAAAAAACCGCCTTCCCGACAGCATCAGCCTGTTTTCCCTGAGATTACAGGAAACCGAAACTTCTTTTGCGGAGTGGTTCCAAAGCGATAATTTGTAG
- a CDS encoding winged helix-turn-helix domain-containing protein, whose product MEPITLTKSQARKIILEAVGLARKAQFGKGIEAVYRVISHLGFVQLDTNYVVERAHHQVMAARIPNYKTEWLAELGESGRIFEYFQSDAGYLPMIDFRFSLPVKAAFKTQRKPLTKPEIHLMQQILNRVEREGPLMVTDFDNDRLEISSGWWDWRPAKVALERLYLDGDLMISRTKSFLKIYDLPRNIVPPETDLTVPTAEEYAHFVICRTLGALGIASVKEMAWRGRNVKGNTIKKKLEQMAQAGEVQTVNVEGLKGPFYMLPGQENNTPLSNDVFILSPFDILNVFRYRLKDFFNFDYQIECFVPAAKRQYGYFSLPILAGETFIARMDAKADRKQKVLIVHNIHFEPVAIDEVIMEKLIHSLEKFMEFNQCREITFRKSNNEICLKKISDSFSE is encoded by the coding sequence ATGGAACCAATAACCCTTACTAAATCACAAGCACGAAAAATTATCCTTGAGGCCGTCGGGCTGGCCAGAAAAGCACAGTTCGGTAAAGGAATTGAAGCTGTATATCGGGTAATCAGTCATTTGGGGTTTGTGCAGCTGGATACGAATTATGTCGTAGAGCGTGCCCACCACCAGGTAATGGCAGCACGAATTCCCAACTATAAAACCGAATGGTTAGCGGAACTCGGTGAAAGTGGACGGATCTTTGAATACTTTCAGTCTGATGCAGGCTACCTTCCTATGATTGATTTCCGGTTTTCCCTGCCTGTAAAGGCAGCTTTTAAAACGCAACGCAAACCACTTACCAAACCGGAAATCCATCTCATGCAGCAAATCCTGAACCGGGTGGAACGGGAAGGGCCGCTCATGGTTACAGATTTTGATAATGACCGCCTGGAAATCAGTTCCGGCTGGTGGGATTGGCGCCCAGCAAAGGTTGCACTGGAACGGCTGTACCTTGACGGAGACCTGATGATAAGCCGTACCAAATCCTTCCTGAAAATTTACGATTTGCCGCGCAATATAGTACCGCCAGAAACCGATTTAACGGTTCCGACAGCTGAAGAATATGCCCACTTTGTGATCTGCCGTACCTTAGGGGCTCTTGGCATTGCCTCCGTAAAAGAAATGGCATGGCGTGGCCGCAATGTGAAAGGTAATACGATTAAGAAGAAATTGGAACAAATGGCTCAGGCTGGTGAAGTACAAACCGTAAATGTCGAGGGGCTGAAAGGGCCATTCTATATGCTGCCAGGTCAGGAAAACAATACGCCACTATCCAACGATGTTTTTATATTATCTCCTTTTGATATCCTCAATGTCTTTCGCTACCGCTTAAAAGACTTTTTCAATTTTGATTACCAGATCGAATGTTTCGTGCCCGCAGCCAAACGGCAGTATGGTTATTTCTCATTACCGATACTGGCCGGGGAAACCTTTATCGCACGAATGGATGCCAAAGCCGATCGCAAGCAGAAAGTGCTGATAGTGCATAACATCCATTTTGAACCCGTTGCAATCGACGAGGTCATTATGGAAAAGCTGATTCATTCCTTAGAGAAATTTATGGAATTTAACCAGTGTCGCGAAATCACCTTCAGGAAATCGAATAATGAAATCTGCCTGAAAAAAATTAGCGATAGTTTTTCGGAATAA
- a CDS encoding LysR family transcriptional regulator: MFDFRLEVFRTVARRLNFTKAAEELYISQPAVSKHIQEIENHFKSKLFERNGTKIKLTAAGKLLLQHTDELFAIHREIDFEMNRLIQQQSGKLRIGASTTIAQYVLPQVLAAFHQKFPDVKVILSINNTEQIEKALLNKKIDIGIIEGHSRNPLLKYSEFIKDEIVLVGKMHNRWYGKTLLPKELPGIPLLLREPGSGTLEVIAHALKKFDIKISSLNNEMELGSTESMKLYLLHSDCFAFLSIHSVAKELRNKEYSVVDVEGLSIERYFYFIQAQGQSGSLPELFMKFCLHHNFK, from the coding sequence ATGTTTGATTTTCGATTAGAAGTTTTCCGCACCGTAGCCCGACGCCTTAATTTCACTAAAGCGGCGGAGGAACTTTACATTAGCCAACCTGCTGTATCCAAGCACATCCAGGAAATTGAAAATCATTTTAAAAGCAAGCTTTTCGAACGCAATGGTACCAAAATCAAACTGACTGCCGCCGGAAAACTCCTCTTGCAGCATACAGATGAATTATTCGCCATCCACCGTGAGATCGATTTCGAAATGAACCGCCTGATCCAACAACAAAGCGGGAAACTGCGTATTGGTGCGAGTACCACTATTGCCCAATATGTATTACCTCAGGTATTGGCTGCATTCCATCAGAAATTTCCGGATGTCAAAGTGATTCTCTCCATCAACAATACGGAACAGATCGAGAAAGCCTTACTCAACAAAAAAATAGACATCGGGATTATCGAAGGCCATTCCCGGAACCCGCTTCTGAAATATAGCGAATTCATAAAGGATGAAATTGTGCTCGTAGGCAAAATGCACAACCGCTGGTATGGCAAGACGCTATTGCCGAAAGAACTGCCCGGAATTCCGCTCTTACTTCGGGAACCTGGCTCCGGGACGCTGGAAGTTATTGCGCATGCCCTGAAAAAATTTGACATCAAAATTTCGAGCCTCAATAATGAGATGGAACTGGGCAGTACCGAAAGCATGAAACTTTACCTGCTGCATTCGGATTGTTTTGCTTTTCTGTCGATTCATTCTGTTGCCAAAGAACTGCGCAATAAAGAATACAGTGTGGTAGATGTGGAAGGACTGTCTATCGAACGGTATTTTTACTTTATACAAGCCCAGGGACAGTCGGGATCATTGCCGGAATTATTTATGAAGTTTTGCCTCCATCATAACTTTAAGTAA
- a CDS encoding OmpA family protein, giving the protein MKNLYITLSFVLAGSMSLTAQNKDTAKADKLYNRFEYVDAASEYLKLTEKGKGDAYVYKQLGESYYNVFSTTEAERWYGQAIKAGVQDAETYFRYAQMLKANGKYEESNKQMQHFASLVPNDQRAIAFKAEPNYLPALLKKTKQYTVKGIEINSEYSDFGPVLVDKTLYFTSARNTSRKTYGWNDQPYLDIYQSTYNEDGTFSKAEPVSALNSKYHDGPVTVSADGKTAYFSSESFKEKLYEKDKKANTRTSQVNLFKATRSGDQWGNITPLPFNSKDYSVSNPSLSKDGKTLYFASDMPGSLGDSDIWKVEIKADGSFGTPENLGKKVNTEAKESFPFIADNGVLYFASNGRQGFGGLDVFSIDLAKGKEAVNMGKPVNSEKDDFGFSFNTAQNVGFYASNVGGNDDIYKATPICDVEVLATVTDSKTGRTLSGATVSILDEKKSVVGTETSQSDGSVEYRVECDKAYTIQVSKPGYENGTFAVAKTKGGELKVNAPINPIEEIIKETEVVLNDIIFEFDKSNITREGAYELDKLVEAMKAKPEMVILVKGHTDSRGSDEYNLKLSDRRAKSTVQYILSKGIAKGRISGKGVGESEPKVDCGDNCTEEQHKLNRRSEFLIVK; this is encoded by the coding sequence ATGAAGAATTTATATATTACTCTAAGTTTTGTGTTGGCGGGCAGTATGTCCTTAACGGCACAGAACAAAGACACGGCCAAGGCCGATAAGCTGTACAACCGATTTGAATATGTTGATGCAGCGAGTGAATACCTTAAGCTAACCGAGAAAGGTAAAGGCGATGCTTATGTTTACAAACAATTGGGAGAGAGCTACTACAATGTATTCAGCACCACAGAAGCGGAACGTTGGTATGGACAGGCTATCAAAGCCGGAGTTCAGGATGCGGAGACATATTTCCGTTATGCCCAGATGCTCAAAGCCAATGGCAAATACGAAGAGTCGAACAAGCAGATGCAGCATTTTGCGAGCTTAGTGCCCAACGACCAGCGTGCTATTGCCTTTAAGGCCGAGCCGAACTACCTTCCTGCGTTATTAAAAAAGACGAAGCAGTACACGGTTAAAGGGATTGAGATCAATAGTGAGTACTCGGACTTCGGACCTGTATTGGTTGACAAGACGCTGTACTTTACCAGTGCGCGCAATACCAGCCGTAAGACCTACGGATGGAATGACCAGCCTTACCTTGATATCTACCAGTCTACGTATAACGAAGACGGTACGTTCTCCAAGGCAGAGCCAGTGAGTGCATTGAACAGTAAATACCATGATGGTCCTGTAACAGTAAGTGCAGACGGTAAGACCGCTTATTTCTCGAGTGAGAGCTTTAAAGAAAAGCTGTATGAGAAAGACAAGAAAGCCAATACCCGCACAAGCCAGGTGAACCTTTTCAAGGCGACACGCAGTGGAGACCAGTGGGGTAACATCACGCCACTTCCATTTAACAGCAAAGACTACTCAGTGAGTAACCCAAGCCTTAGTAAAGATGGCAAGACGTTGTACTTTGCTTCGGATATGCCGGGCAGCTTAGGGGATTCGGACATCTGGAAAGTAGAGATTAAGGCTGATGGCAGCTTTGGTACCCCGGAGAACCTGGGTAAGAAAGTGAATACGGAAGCTAAGGAAAGCTTCCCATTTATCGCGGACAACGGAGTATTGTACTTTGCCTCTAACGGCAGGCAGGGCTTCGGAGGCCTTGATGTTTTCTCGATAGATCTTGCCAAAGGCAAGGAAGCAGTGAACATGGGTAAACCGGTGAACAGTGAAAAGGATGACTTCGGTTTTAGCTTCAATACAGCTCAGAATGTAGGATTCTACGCGAGTAATGTTGGAGGTAACGATGATATCTATAAAGCGACTCCAATTTGTGATGTTGAAGTTTTAGCCACAGTAACAGACTCCAAAACAGGCAGGACGTTATCGGGAGCTACAGTTTCGATATTAGATGAGAAGAAGAGTGTGGTGGGTACGGAAACAAGCCAGTCGGATGGAAGTGTAGAATACCGCGTAGAATGTGATAAGGCGTATACGATCCAGGTGAGTAAACCAGGGTATGAGAATGGCACATTTGCGGTAGCGAAAACCAAAGGCGGAGAGCTTAAAGTAAACGCACCGATCAACCCGATAGAGGAGATCATCAAGGAAACGGAAGTGGTACTTAATGATATCATATTTGAGTTCGATAAGAGCAACATCACCAGAGAAGGAGCTTATGAATTGGACAAACTGGTAGAGGCTATGAAGGCCAAGCCCGAGATGGTGATTTTGGTAAAAGGCCATACGGACAGCCGTGGATCGGATGAGTACAACTTAAAACTTTCAGACAGGCGTGCTAAGAGTACGGTACAATACATTTTATCGAAAGGTATCGCTAAGGGCAGGATTTCCGGTAAGGGAGTTGGCGAGAGTGAGCCTAAGGTAGATTGTGGTGATAACTGTACAGAGGAACAGCACAAGCTGAATCGAAGATCAGAATTCCTGATTGTAAAATAA
- a CDS encoding enoyl-CoA hydratase/isomerase family protein, with amino-acid sequence MTTDRTDGSLYTKIQQKVATIEFGHPASNSFPSVLLQRLTDELNTLGKNPDINVIVLRSEGEGAFCAGASFDELIAITNLKEGEKFFSGFANVINAMRKCPKLIVGRIHGKAVGGGVGLAAACDYAMATVDSAVKLSEFVIGIGPFVIANAVERKMGTAALSEMTLAAHEWKNAYWAQQKGLYAKVFETTAELDKELEIFTSKLASYNPEALASMKKVLWENTDNWDKLLVQRAAISGKLVLSEFTKNALAAFKK; translated from the coding sequence ATGACAACAGACAGAACTGATGGTTCCCTATACACCAAAATACAGCAAAAAGTAGCCACCATAGAATTTGGCCACCCTGCCAGTAACTCTTTTCCGAGTGTACTTTTACAACGCCTGACCGATGAACTCAATACTCTGGGTAAAAACCCCGACATCAATGTGATCGTATTACGTAGTGAAGGCGAAGGTGCTTTTTGTGCCGGTGCTTCTTTTGACGAGCTAATCGCAATTACCAACCTTAAAGAGGGTGAAAAGTTTTTTTCCGGTTTTGCCAATGTGATTAATGCGATGCGAAAATGCCCGAAACTGATTGTGGGCCGTATCCACGGTAAAGCTGTCGGTGGTGGTGTTGGCCTTGCCGCTGCCTGCGACTATGCCATGGCCACTGTAGATAGTGCTGTAAAACTATCCGAATTTGTAATTGGTATCGGGCCGTTTGTAATTGCTAATGCTGTAGAACGCAAAATGGGTACAGCTGCCTTATCGGAAATGACCCTTGCAGCACACGAATGGAAAAACGCGTATTGGGCACAACAAAAAGGACTGTATGCAAAAGTCTTTGAAACCACTGCAGAGTTGGATAAAGAACTCGAAATCTTTACTTCCAAACTTGCCTCTTATAATCCGGAAGCTTTAGCCAGCATGAAAAAAGTGCTATGGGAAAATACAGATAACTGGGATAAATTGCTGGTTCAAAGAGCGGCAATATCCGGCAAACTGGTGCTTTCTGAATTTACTAAAAATGCATTAGCAGCTTTTAAAAAATAA
- a CDS encoding Crp/Fnr family transcriptional regulator, with protein sequence MVHDKLLLLISKHVVFDAAAIDLVQTYFEPVHYKKNEILEQAPAVAQYLYFINSGFIRVFYEQDGEEITTHINCPPGFITSFTSFISGSPASDVVSCITECEVLRITKDKLALLSGSIPKWDEFSRMMYEKSLNYNEQRTKDMLALNAEQRYRKLLHEYPEILHHVPLHYISSYIGIAPQSLSRIRRAIIS encoded by the coding sequence ATGGTACACGATAAATTACTATTGCTCATTTCGAAGCATGTCGTTTTTGATGCAGCTGCCATTGACTTGGTCCAAACTTATTTCGAGCCGGTGCACTATAAAAAAAACGAGATTTTAGAACAAGCACCTGCAGTAGCACAGTACTTGTATTTTATCAATTCCGGATTTATCCGGGTTTTTTATGAGCAGGACGGTGAAGAAATTACAACCCATATCAACTGCCCACCAGGATTTATCACCTCATTCACCAGTTTTATTTCGGGAAGCCCCGCTTCGGATGTTGTTTCCTGTATTACCGAGTGCGAGGTGTTGCGCATCACAAAGGATAAGTTGGCACTCCTATCGGGAAGTATTCCAAAATGGGATGAATTCAGCAGGATGATGTATGAAAAATCCCTGAATTATAATGAGCAGCGAACGAAGGATATGCTCGCACTGAATGCCGAACAGCGTTATCGTAAATTACTCCACGAATATCCTGAAATCCTGCATCACGTACCACTGCACTACATTTCTTCTTATATTGGTATCGCTCCCCAATCATTGAGCCGTATTCGCAGAGCTATAATTTCGTAA
- a CDS encoding FMN-binding glutamate synthase family protein codes for MRKQFFIFGITFLLLSIIITYHYKYSIFFPLTVFALILLGIANSFQHKHAILRNFPLLGYFRYLFEFIAPEIQQYFIERSTDGKPFSRNQRSLVYQRAKNIDATTPFGTQLNLNHADYEGIKHSIYPAPVNEELPRVIVGGPDCRQPYSASLLNISAMSFGSLSENAIVALNKGAAKGNFYHNTGEGGLTDFHLQGGDVTWQIGTGYFGCRDDHGNFSAEKFAVKSNNPLVKMIEIKLSQGAKPGHGGVLPAAKNTEQIARIRDVKPFTTILSPPGHSVFSDAKGLIQFVAQLRELSNGKPIGFKLCIGHTEEFETICQEMIHQNCYPDFITVDGAEGGTGAAPLEFSDGVGMPLEPALIFVNKTLVRFDIRSKIRLICSGKIISGYSVLKAVALGADMCNSARGFMFSLGCIQALRCNNNQCPTGVATQDKMLMKGLVVTDKSERVYHFHKNTLHSANELLAAAGKKSFSEADINIFMRGDEFKKLSDLYFPDILGNALKE; via the coding sequence ATGAGAAAACAGTTTTTCATTTTCGGGATTACTTTTCTTTTACTCTCCATAATCATCACTTACCATTATAAGTACAGCATTTTTTTCCCGTTGACCGTATTTGCACTTATACTATTGGGAATTGCCAATAGCTTCCAGCACAAACATGCGATATTGAGGAACTTTCCCCTTTTAGGATATTTCCGGTATCTGTTTGAGTTTATCGCACCCGAAATACAACAATATTTTATCGAGCGTTCCACCGATGGGAAGCCTTTTTCCAGAAACCAACGTTCCTTAGTCTATCAAAGGGCCAAAAACATCGATGCGACAACCCCTTTTGGTACCCAACTGAACCTGAACCATGCCGATTATGAAGGGATCAAACATTCTATTTATCCAGCCCCTGTCAATGAGGAGCTGCCGCGTGTTATTGTGGGAGGCCCGGATTGCCGGCAACCCTACTCTGCTTCCCTGCTGAATATTTCTGCCATGAGTTTTGGCTCCCTCAGTGAGAATGCAATTGTAGCCCTTAATAAAGGGGCGGCGAAAGGGAACTTTTACCACAATACGGGTGAAGGCGGACTCACCGACTTCCACTTACAGGGTGGTGATGTGACGTGGCAAATTGGAACCGGTTACTTTGGCTGCCGCGATGACCATGGAAATTTCAGTGCTGAGAAATTTGCGGTTAAGTCCAATAATCCCCTGGTAAAAATGATCGAGATCAAATTATCACAGGGTGCCAAACCGGGACATGGTGGTGTGTTGCCCGCTGCTAAAAACACGGAACAGATTGCCCGCATCCGCGATGTAAAACCTTTTACCACGATATTATCGCCTCCGGGACATTCGGTATTTTCAGATGCGAAAGGCCTGATCCAATTTGTGGCTCAACTCCGGGAATTATCCAATGGAAAACCAATCGGATTCAAATTGTGTATTGGCCATACGGAAGAATTTGAAACCATCTGCCAGGAAATGATCCATCAAAACTGCTATCCCGACTTTATTACTGTCGATGGTGCCGAAGGGGGTACGGGTGCTGCGCCATTAGAATTTTCGGATGGTGTAGGTATGCCGTTAGAACCGGCGTTAATTTTTGTCAATAAAACCCTGGTTCGTTTTGATATCCGCAGTAAAATCAGGCTGATCTGCAGTGGGAAAATCATTTCCGGTTATTCTGTCTTAAAAGCTGTAGCCCTGGGCGCCGATATGTGCAACAGTGCCCGTGGTTTTATGTTTTCACTGGGCTGTATCCAGGCGTTGCGCTGCAATAACAACCAATGCCCTACCGGCGTGGCCACACAAGACAAAATGCTCATGAAAGGATTGGTCGTTACTGATAAATCCGAACGCGTGTACCACTTCCATAAAAATACGCTGCATTCTGCTAATGAGTTATTGGCTGCAGCCGGTAAGAAAAGTTTTAGCGAGGCCGATATCAATATTTTCATGCGTGGTGATGAATTCAAGAAACTATCCGATCTCTATTTCCCGGATATTCTGGGTAACGCACTAAAGGAATAA
- a CDS encoding YeiH family protein: MESTTNTNQNGTQKLNLTTRKIIFFIALVACLFPFVSPPIALVIGLVIAQFVGHPYAHLNNKVTQLLLKVSVVGLGFGMNADSALKAGKEGLLFTVASIFGTLILGYLMGKLLKIDPKTSYLVSAGTAICGGSAIAAVSPVIKAEEKQISVALGIVFILNSIALLIFPAIGHALALSQNQFGLWCAIAIHDTSSVVGAASKYGEQALEVATTVKLARALWIIPVAFLSTFLFKNKETKIKIPYFIGLFVLAMLANTYFPFVQDFSPYITRIAKTGLTVTLFLIGCGLSRKVIQSVGFRPLVQGIVLWVVISVSALLAITSLA, from the coding sequence ATGGAATCCACTACGAACACCAATCAGAACGGCACACAAAAACTCAACCTTACGACCCGGAAAATTATTTTTTTTATTGCCCTGGTGGCATGCCTTTTTCCTTTTGTCTCCCCTCCTATTGCATTGGTTATTGGATTGGTTATTGCGCAGTTTGTAGGGCATCCATATGCCCACCTGAACAATAAAGTCACACAATTGTTACTGAAAGTATCGGTTGTCGGCCTTGGGTTTGGCATGAATGCCGACAGCGCCCTAAAGGCGGGTAAAGAAGGATTACTCTTTACCGTAGCGTCAATTTTTGGCACACTGATCCTCGGGTACCTTATGGGCAAACTCTTAAAAATAGACCCTAAAACTTCCTATCTTGTTTCCGCCGGAACCGCAATATGTGGTGGTAGTGCCATTGCAGCAGTATCTCCGGTAATTAAAGCAGAAGAAAAACAAATTTCAGTAGCGTTGGGGATTGTGTTTATACTCAACTCTATTGCGTTGCTTATTTTTCCAGCTATCGGCCATGCCTTAGCCCTATCCCAAAACCAGTTTGGCCTGTGGTGCGCTATTGCCATACACGATACGAGTTCGGTAGTGGGAGCCGCCAGCAAATATGGCGAACAGGCACTGGAAGTTGCCACTACGGTAAAATTAGCCCGGGCGTTATGGATTATTCCAGTAGCGTTCCTGTCTACATTTCTATTTAAGAATAAAGAAACAAAAATTAAAATCCCTTATTTCATTGGGTTGTTTGTTTTAGCCATGCTCGCGAATACGTATTTCCCTTTTGTACAGGACTTCAGTCCCTACATCACCCGTATTGCTAAAACAGGACTTACGGTAACTCTATTCCTGATCGGATGCGGACTATCCCGCAAAGTAATACAGTCCGTTGGTTTTCGCCCACTCGTTCAGGGTATTGTACTTTGGGTTGTTATTTCTGTCAGTGCCCTTTTGGCGATTACTTCCCTGGCGTAA